AGTATGAAACACTGTTACCAGGGAGCGTCCTGGAGTCTCCCCAAACCTTTCTGTACAGTTCGATGGGGAACATTTGTCATTTTGAGGAAAAACAGGATTCTGACACCGTGAAGTCAGATGTGGAAAACTTGCTCAAAATGATTATGAACCAGGAAGACCATCAAATGCTGACTAGAAGCCCAGAAGTTTTCAAAGGCACTAACTGACACAATAAACGTTCAGACAATGATGATTTGCCACACGTATCATACTTAAAGGGGGAAATGAACTGTCTGATTCAGTCATTTCTAAGATCAGAGGGATGAACTTCAGATGGATTTTTCTCTTGAAATGATTCAGCCTAGAGCGGTGGGAAAATACCTTTAGCACGTGCTCTTTTGGATGGTGAAAGAGCCATGAGATTAAACAGTTTACAGCGAGGATGTTTATGATACTCTGACAGTGGAAAAAAAGGCCTTTTTCACAAAATTACTGAGCTCAGCAGAAGATAACACAAACGGCAAACAGCAGGTCAGAGTCCTCTGAAGATCTCCTCATTTGAGTATCGTGTCCTCGTGATGCTGCTGAACTGATGAGTTGAATGTTGGGCCTCATGTCACTGGAAACAAGCTCTGACAAAACACAGGTCTCTTCCCCCAGTCATACGAATGGTTCCATTTGTACTCTATCATCTTCTGAAAATTCTTTTGAAGCACCTAAAGAGTGAATTGATAGCTTATCCTCTAAAGCTGAGAGTAAGACCAGTCACCTGTCACTGCTCTACCGTGATTTCTattggaagaaataaaagagaaactctgatGCCAGCAGACATCAAAACATTACCCAAACATGTTTCATACCTGGTTGACTAAACTGGACATTGAACACTAATGGAGCAACATGTCTTACCAAGATCATAGTGCGAGAAGTTTTCTCTATAGAAAATCTGTGGTAGCATCAGATGATGCAACAAAAATAGCATCACAATGTCGAAAGAAAACTCAGGAAGAAGTTGGCATTTTGTTTTAGAAATAAATGtaacctttttttcctttctttttcaaaagCAAACATCTTCCATCTTGTCTGAATTGTAGCGTAACCTCACTCAGATTTGGACAGTGATGGGAAAATTGAAGAAGAACAAATCTTTCATTTAAGGCAATTACAGAATTGGATTGTATCAACTATGATTAGAGGTGGACCTGGggaaatgtttttaacttgAAAGTTCCCCCGAGATCACTTCTGTTATTAGTTTGGAAACAAACTCAGCAGAGTTTGATGGAACTGAACTGAAGTTCAACAGAATGCAGTTCCACTGTTGCTCAGCAACAAGTCTGCTGTGAGAAACGTTTCAGCTCCAACttcaacaaagagaaaaaaatatatgattATACTAAACTGAAATATGCATGCAAATAACTATATAATTTGGCCTATATAAAAACATAATATACATATTTCTAAATCCATAATTACATCTTTGGTTGCGTTTTCCTCTATTATGAACTCAGATTGACTCTAAATAAGATAGTTCTGGAAAGAGGCTGCATTTACACAACTACATACTTAGCCTGAGCATTTCCATCATCATCTGCTCTTTAGGGAGGAAATATTTCAGCCTAGTTTTTACTCCACCTTTATATGACAACTTTAGTTACATCTATACTATGTGTGGTGTGCTGAAATGAGGAATTGGAACGTATGCCTAAAAGTTAAGGCTTTATTGATTATTACTGGACAGAATATTGTACACACTGACCAGCTCACACACTTGCTAAAAGGGCTTAAAAATGTTGCTTCCCCTAAAATATCATCACTGACCTCAAACAGGATGCTGGATTAGCTGTGAATCTAATATGCAGAAATGATCTCTGATGGTACAGTAATCTCGGAACCTTCCCAATTAAATGGAGAGATTTGATGGATGTTGAGTTTATCCGTGATTAAGGTAGTGGTTCatactctaaaaaaaaaaaaagaagcaaatcaGCAACAGTTCAGATATATGAGAGTGTTTTAATACTGTTAGACATAACACATACAGAATCACAACTTGATGCTTGAGTGTCCAGAATATTCACAGTGGTTTGTTATTTGTACAAATGTCTTCTGCAGATGATAAAGATGTGATATAGATAGTacagtgaataaataaataaattaaacattcAAAACAGAAGAATAGAAATATCAAAACATTAAAGTGTATAAGTTTATTTTACATCTAATCAAACGACAGCAAAGGGGCCTCAAGAGCCGTTCAACAAGGGTTTGCAGTGTGGGTCACGAACTAGAAAACCAGCCGACAACAAGTTCAACGCTGCTGctacaaaaaacccaaaaactttGACAACTTGTTTCACTACAacattttctcttctctctcccACGGAACCGGATCCTGTTCATCTTCGACGTGCGTATTCCTGCGCCCTGTCCAAAAGTGCTCCACGTCGGGGAAcgtcttctccttctcctgagATACCGCGTTGGCGACGGCGTTCGCCTCGATCTCCGCTCCGTTCCCCTCCGTTTTTGGACACTTTACGCAGGGCGCGCGCTTCCTGCTTCTGCAGGTCGAGACGAACCAGATGGCGATCAGTCCTTGGCGCACGTCGTCGTACATGGTCATCAAGATGACCGGTGACAAAGAGCTGCATGCGTAAAGGAGGACTTGCGCGAACATCCCCAGCCCCACGGGAGGTTTGCTGTAGCCGAGTCTGATCCAGGTGAATGTCCCCCACTCCGGGAGCAGCATGATCCCGAGTGCGCCGCTTAAACACAGTAAAACTAGGATAACCTTGGTCTGGTGCTGCGGGCTGGGTGCATGGTTCACCGCGGTGTACAGCGTCTTGGTGTAGTAGGCAAGCGTAAAGATAACTGGCACAACAAAGGTAACAGTTGGATAAATCTTGTAGAACAAAGTCATAAAGTCAGATGCGCACAGTGGCATTTCGGAGACGCAAATACTGCTGCTGCCATGCGGAACCAAAGTGGCGAAAAGCATCTGAGGGATTGGAAACATCATGGAAACGATCCAAACGAACGCAAGGGCTCCGTGGATCCAAGTCGGACTGTAGAGGGGCCCCGCGGACGCGCGTGGAACCAAAGTGTGCTTGGCTCTGGTGGTCACTGCGAGGATTAAAGTTTTTGCGACCACACAAGAGTGCTGGAACCAGTCCGTGGTGCGACACACAAAACTCCCCAAGGTCCAGGTCTGCTTGTAGTAGGTGACGGCGCGCACAGGGGCGCACAGTAACAGGATCACCAAGTCAGTGGAAGCCAGGGAGGCGAGAAGCGCCTTCACCTCCGACCCCTTCCCGTTTCTGAAGTCGCGGATGAAAATCAGCAAAACGAGCAAATTTCCAACCGCTCCGGACACACAGATCCCGATCAGGATGACAGTCACGGCTGTCCGGGTGTCTTCCCACTGGAGAAGCTGGGCTCCTCCAACGAAATCAAAAAAGGACACATTAGCTGGTCGATCAATATCCATCTCTTTTACTGTGACTTTTAAAATTAAGGTCCCTTAATACTAAATTAAACTCAGTCAGCGAATAAAAGTCACTTTTCTccctcaaatgaaaaaaaaatccttgagTAAAAAGCGAGCGGAGGAGCTGTCCTGCGCGCCGTGGTGCTGAAACGCTACTGACGGGGTCACGATTGCATCGGCAAGTGTGAGCAGGCTGCCAGTTAGAGGCTATTTCAAGTGCTGCCATTTAGCATCGTCAACCACTCACGTCACTTCGTCAGTGTGGCTCCAACCTGCAGCCTTGCCCAAAAGTGAGCCCCACATGGTGCGATTTACACTCACAGCCTCAGGGGGGATAACGGGTGGTGCAGCAAGTTTTGCTCTGTGTCAAAGTAACAAGTAGTCTGATGATGATTCtctttacaacaacaaaaaaaaatagaaatgtaaCGTGAAACTCGGGCGACAATTATTTCACCTGGTGCCAATAAGACAGACTGTAGGCCTACctgaaaactgttttttttttttttttttttttttttaataaagcgtCCACACTTTTGTTGCTTTGGGGCCAATTCTACAGTTTGGGCCCTTTATGTTTGAATCTGTGGAGAAAGCAAGAATGTGTAACTTTTCAAATACAACATTGGATTTATAAGATATTAAATTTGCTCAGATTATTCCAGTCAGGCAGGGTTGCTCTTATTATGTGTGTTATGACCATTGTTGCATAAGATAGCAACTATTTTTAGGGCATTTAGGGCAGTACTTACATGTGGGTTCGCAGCCATGTGCAAAATGATGTACATCTTCTTTCATTTCTAAGGTTTTGCATATTAggacatgaaaataaatcagctggtccttaccaggtcttcAGAATGAATACAatttcagatgaacaacaacacaacatattatactgtgtcattatttatttaacaaaaaaactttCAAATGTAATCTAAATTCAGAGGCAGCCTGTGAAAAACCAAATGCACCTCACGattcaacagcttgtagaaccacctttagctaCAATAACTTGAAGCAATCTTCTTCACTATGTGAGGATTTTTGGTTCAGTCTGTTATTTTGCTTCatctcattgaggtttgcagcattggtttctgcacagcaatcttaaggtcccacctcagcatctcagtcagactgaggtctggactttgactggaccactgcaacaccttgattcttttctttttcagacattcagttgtagatttgctgctgtgtttgggatcatagTCCTGCTGTATGACCAAAATTTAACCAAGATTTAGCTGTCACACAggtggcctcacatttgactcgagaatactttggtatccagaggagttcatggtggactcaatgaatgccaggtgcccaggtcctgtggctgcagaacgagcccagatcatcagccctccaccaccctgttagacagctggtgtgaggtgtttgtgctgatatgctgtgtttggtttttctccaaacgtgctgctgtgcattatgaccaaacgtctccactttggtctgctctgtccaaaggacattgttccagaagtcttgtggtttgttcagatgtgatTTTacaaagctgtgctgccatgttcttttcaaAGAGAAGagtctttctcctgcaacccttccaaacaagccatacttgttcagtcttcttctaattgtactgtcacaaactttaacatttaaaggggaatttagttttttttttaaactggacCTTATTTTTGGCatgaaatacgttcatctactcaccgataaccatttggtgaaagtcagtgtccttcggaagatatttagatcactcgaggtCCGCATATATCCacataacgggagagaacatgGCATAGACaaaacagcctctaaataaggcattatctgtctttatttcaccaatactttaagaccaatgaatgaatgaacgtgtactattgcactgttagttcagagctgccgtgttgttgttattgggggctatcgggggctttctacacacgcgtctatgCTTCTACGCGTCTACACGTCTACGCGCCATGCCACTAGCTCTAGTTGTTTTCGCAGTTTCTCTGAGCGTTGAACAGTCTGACCTCTGGGTGAACTTGCTAGGACTTCTGCTCCTGGGaaaactgaatgttttccacctgtggaaaatctttcctccttggcattgtgttaacacacacctgaatgctccagaccagcaaactgccaaaacgtctgcttttatagaggtgctgaCACTTGCCGTTAATCAAGTGCACTTCATTATCAACATCTGGTTGTTTGCTTACgttcttatttcttttggaAGCAGTACGGGTCGACTTCATTTTCCCAagattgcttcttttttttgtcatataaataatgacacagtgtaacaTTTCATGTATGTTGGTATATGTGAGGGACTAGGAGAAGGGTTCCCCGTGAGGAACATTATACTTATTGAGAATTTTTGTTTAACACTTACTTTGTCATATGTTTTATGTTCAATAGTCTCAGATGCTAATCTTTGCTGGTCTTTAAAACTCATTTATCATTTTGGAAAGCCCTCATCCAGTCCAAAAATCCACTCACTATTTACTTCTAACTTTCattatttaacttttaacagcTAGAGATATGACAGgctttaagcaaaaaaaaatgttagctGCAGGATCAGTGATTTGTGGAAAAATAATGAGCTTGTGcttaataattaataaataagCAATGATTATACCTGCCATATTTGTGTTTCTCCGAAAAACAATCATGATACCCCATCTCAGAAGATT
This region of Odontesthes bonariensis isolate fOdoBon6 chromosome 17, fOdoBon6.hap1, whole genome shotgun sequence genomic DNA includes:
- the LOC142366297 gene encoding G-protein coupled receptor 151, coding for MDIDRPANVSFFDFVGGAQLLQWEDTRTAVTVILIGICVSGAVGNLLVLLIFIRDFRNGKGSEVKALLASLASTDLVILLLCAPVRAVTYYKQTWTLGSFVCRTTDWFQHSCVVAKTLILAVTTRAKHTLVPRASAGPLYSPTWIHGALAFVWIVSMMFPIPQMLFATLVPHGSSSICVSEMPLCASDFMTLFYKIYPTVTFVVPVIFTLAYYTKTLYTAVNHAPSPQHQTKVILVLLCLSGALGIMLLPEWGTFTWIRLGYSKPPVGLGMFAQVLLYACSSLSPVILMTMYDDVRQGLIAIWFVSTCRSRKRAPCVKCPKTEGNGAEIEANAVANAVSQEKEKTFPDVEHFWTGRRNTHVEDEQDPVPWEREEKML